A single genomic interval of Lathyrus oleraceus cultivar Zhongwan6 chromosome 7, CAAS_Psat_ZW6_1.0, whole genome shotgun sequence harbors:
- the LOC127104452 gene encoding protein HIGH ARSENIC CONTENT 1, mitochondrial, with translation MDTTKDHQNVITLDVHAAKDLLHSSGYKYLDARSVEEFNKGHVENAINIPYMFKTEEGRVINPDFVSQVEAICKSEDHLIVACNSGGRSSRACVDLHKSGFQNIVNMGGGYSAWADAGFVGDNPAQHLKTACKFRL, from the exons ATGGATACCACAAAGGA TCATCAAAATGTTATTACCTTAGACGTCCATGCTGCCAAAGATCTGCTACATTCATCTGGTTACAAATATCTTGATGCGAG GTCAGTGGAGGAATTCAACAAAGGCCATGTCGAGAATGCTATTAATATCCCCTATATGTTCAAGACAGAAGAAG GACGGGTGATAAATCCTGATTTTGTTAGCCAAGTAGAAGCAATATGTAAGAGTGAGGATCACTTAATAGTG GCTTGCAATAGTGGCGGAAGATCAAGTCGAGCATGTGTTGATCTCCATAAATCA GGATTTCAAAATATTGTTAACATGGGTGGAGGCTATTCTGCGTGGGCGGATGCTGGATTTGTAGGTGACAACCCTGCACAACACCTTAAAACAGCTTGCAAGTTCCGTCTATAA